In Bdellovibrionales bacterium, the following proteins share a genomic window:
- a CDS encoding Fic family protein — FDTPALMTELIEWTNTQITRKELHPLLIVAVFVVVFLHIHPFQDGNGRLSRALTTLLFLQLGYGYVPYSSFERVIEENKDSYYLALRRGQAELEEINAKKQAKSKIKPGGVNDWITFFLKSMQKQKIALEAKMKDELAATKLPRLSLQIVELIKSRGETSLGEAAAILGANRNTIKVHFKNLVHDGHLEKIGVGRGMRYRIRS, encoded by the coding sequence CTTCGATACGCCAGCCCTAATGACGGAACTCATCGAATGGACAAACACACAAATCACCCGCAAAGAGCTGCACCCGCTGCTTATCGTCGCCGTGTTTGTAGTGGTGTTTCTGCACATTCACCCATTTCAAGACGGCAATGGGCGGCTTTCGCGAGCTCTCACCACGTTGCTATTTTTGCAGTTGGGGTACGGCTATGTGCCCTACAGTTCTTTCGAGCGAGTCATTGAAGAAAACAAAGATTCGTATTATCTGGCACTGCGCCGGGGGCAGGCAGAGCTCGAAGAAATCAATGCCAAGAAGCAAGCGAAATCCAAAATCAAGCCTGGCGGCGTGAACGATTGGATCACGTTCTTTCTGAAGTCCATGCAGAAGCAGAAGATTGCGCTTGAGGCGAAGATGAAAGATGAATTGGCGGCAACAAAGCTGCCGCGCTTGTCTTTGCAAATTGTGGAACTTATCAAGAGCCGTGGCGAAACCTCTCTTGGCGAAGCGGCAGCTATATTGGGTGCCAACCGCAACACCATAAAGGTACATTTCAAGAACCTAGTACATGACGGGCACCTAGAGAAAATAGGCGTTGGGCGCGGCATGAGATACCGGATAAGGTCCTAA
- a CDS encoding DUF393 domain-containing protein translates to MIEQAMTTQSTEKSKIFFDGACIVCDMEISHYKRKNPEIFELVDISSPIFDAKPYGLTHEEVQLHIHVLTPDGRIEKGVDAFAHTWSRMPMYKPVAFLIRLPGIYTLARIYYRIFASYIRPLLQKKSKQAPRA, encoded by the coding sequence ATGATAGAACAAGCCATGACCACTCAAAGCACGGAAAAGTCCAAAATATTTTTTGATGGCGCCTGCATTGTCTGTGACATGGAAATCAGCCATTACAAACGCAAAAATCCTGAGATTTTTGAACTGGTGGATATCTCTTCGCCGATTTTTGATGCCAAGCCCTACGGTCTTACGCACGAGGAGGTCCAGCTCCACATACACGTACTTACCCCCGACGGTAGGATTGAGAAAGGGGTCGACGCATTTGCTCATACTTGGAGTCGTATGCCGATGTACAAACCTGTGGCGTTTCTGATCAGGCTGCCTGGGATTTATACGCTAGCAAGAATTTACTATAGGATTTTTGCATCCTATATCAGACCCCTGCTTCAGAAAAAAAGCAAGCAAGCGCCGAGAGCTTAG
- a CDS encoding amidohydrolase family protein: MFDLVLKNAQVVTPVGLICNGSVGVKNEKIVAVAEGASSIGASRREIDLGGKTLFPGLFDPHCHLGSGDERTYEYMSESFGKDTRDFLIGGVTAMATTTVLTREPLLDNINKTKRAGQGNSWCDFRVTSVVLTDEHVEQIPGAIREGVLSFKFYCGYCLDQAEKMGMNREGVPPDMFYRACEQVAKTDPRALLMIHAEEPHVRRMLAQRLKDSGREDLIAWAEHSPQWSEAVQVSLYGEIANELKVPLYVVHISRAPTVDMIEYLRSRGHFILGETLACFLSTTAQDRHECGCGLKAKIQPPIRFQEDQDRLWRALREGSVTSIGTDTIPYTSKYKGDQSFWNSRPGLNIQTIDTLPLLLTEGFQKGKIDLVTLAKALSENPAKYFGAGHRKGRISPGYDADFVVIDLEKEADLGLERMRGRSDYSIWEGKRVRGLPVMTILRGQVFAENGEIVAERPQGGFLEREDR, translated from the coding sequence GTGTTTGATTTGGTTCTTAAAAATGCACAGGTGGTTACGCCGGTCGGTTTGATTTGCAACGGATCAGTTGGCGTAAAAAATGAGAAAATTGTTGCTGTGGCCGAGGGCGCAAGCAGCATTGGGGCCTCTCGTCGGGAAATCGACCTTGGTGGCAAAACGCTCTTTCCAGGACTGTTTGATCCTCATTGTCACCTTGGGAGTGGAGACGAGCGGACTTATGAGTACATGTCTGAGAGCTTTGGTAAAGACACGCGTGACTTTCTGATCGGCGGTGTGACCGCGATGGCCACAACAACTGTTCTGACTCGCGAGCCGCTTCTAGATAATATCAACAAAACAAAAAGAGCTGGTCAGGGAAATTCTTGGTGTGATTTCAGAGTGACGAGCGTTGTGCTGACAGATGAACATGTGGAACAAATCCCGGGAGCAATTCGAGAGGGTGTTCTCTCCTTCAAATTTTATTGCGGATATTGTCTTGATCAAGCCGAGAAAATGGGCATGAATCGAGAAGGTGTTCCACCTGATATGTTCTATCGGGCTTGCGAACAAGTGGCAAAAACGGATCCTAGGGCTCTCCTTATGATTCATGCCGAAGAACCACATGTGCGAAGGATGCTTGCACAGCGCTTGAAAGATTCAGGACGGGAGGACTTGATCGCCTGGGCCGAGCACAGTCCTCAGTGGTCGGAAGCTGTTCAAGTTTCCCTTTACGGAGAAATTGCGAACGAACTCAAAGTTCCTCTCTATGTTGTTCATATCTCGCGGGCACCAACGGTAGATATGATTGAATATTTGCGGTCCCGTGGTCATTTTATCTTAGGGGAAACGCTCGCTTGTTTTCTGTCGACCACAGCGCAAGATCGACACGAGTGTGGTTGTGGACTCAAAGCCAAAATCCAACCTCCAATTCGGTTTCAAGAAGATCAAGATCGCCTTTGGCGGGCGCTGAGAGAGGGATCCGTTACTTCCATAGGAACCGACACCATTCCTTACACCTCGAAATACAAAGGAGATCAGTCCTTTTGGAATTCAAGGCCGGGTTTAAATATCCAGACTATTGATACTCTTCCGCTCCTTCTTACCGAGGGCTTTCAAAAAGGGAAGATCGATCTCGTCACTTTGGCTAAGGCGCTTTCTGAGAATCCAGCAAAGTACTTTGGGGCCGGCCATAGAAAAGGACGGATCAGTCCAGGTTACGATGCCGATTTTGTCGTGATAGATTTGGAAAAGGAAGCTGATCTTGGGCTTGAAAGAATGCGCGGCCGCTCTGACTACTCGATCTGGGAGGGAAAGAGAGTTCGTGGTTTACCGGTCATGACAATTCTTCGCGGGCAAGTTTTTGCTGAAAATGGCGAAATCGTCGCGGAGAGGCCGCAAGGCGGATTTCTAGAGAGAGAGGATCGATGA
- a CDS encoding LOG family protein, with protein MMVPLRFGSRKLVIAITGRKESSPRYTLELANAAMVAGRIAAEMGLIVLTGGLGGVMERAAEGAKIAGGETIGILPSNHHDDGNRFLDLVLPSGIGIARNVLMASACDFMLALPGGTGTLEELCFALDFDRPVVSWGSWEIEGVRTVPFPNEDFLFRELKNLVNEKMKSNPNHKQK; from the coding sequence ATGATGGTTCCTCTTCGATTTGGCAGTCGCAAACTGGTTATTGCGATAACGGGGCGCAAGGAGTCCAGTCCTCGCTATACCTTAGAACTTGCCAATGCTGCCATGGTGGCGGGGCGAATTGCTGCCGAGATGGGCTTGATTGTTTTAACAGGAGGGCTTGGCGGCGTCATGGAGCGGGCGGCGGAGGGCGCTAAAATTGCGGGTGGAGAAACAATTGGAATTCTTCCGAGCAATCATCACGATGATGGCAATCGTTTTTTGGATTTAGTGCTTCCGTCGGGGATTGGGATTGCGCGAAATGTTCTGATGGCCAGCGCCTGTGATTTTATGTTGGCACTTCCCGGTGGAACGGGAACGCTTGAAGAACTCTGCTTTGCTCTTGATTTTGATCGTCCGGTCGTCTCGTGGGGAAGCTGGGAGATTGAGGGAGTACGGACGGTCCCTTTTCCCAACGAGGATTTTCTGTTTCGAGAACTCAAGAATCTCGTTAATGAAAAAATGAAATCAAATCCGAATCACAAACAAAAGTGA
- a CDS encoding GTP cyclohydrolase I — protein MTEYSAGESLPPKPVALNEIEDGIRRLLIGLGQEHKKEIMENTPRRIAEMYQDVINAPWCDIEIPWKCFPNRDSDGNKLMDDLIVVTDCHYVSLCEHHLAPAFGVAHFSYVPNEKITGYSKIKKGLNYLARQPQLNERLLKQTLDVVEKVLEPKGCALILQSTHTCLACKANAPSQEIVTVQGFRGCLKEDPFRREFLSTAYGKRPVLGAV, from the coding sequence ATGACGGAATACTCCGCGGGAGAGTCCTTGCCCCCAAAACCTGTGGCTTTAAACGAAATAGAAGATGGAATACGGCGTCTCCTCATTGGTCTCGGGCAAGAGCATAAAAAGGAGATCATGGAAAACACACCAAGGCGGATTGCAGAAATGTATCAAGACGTCATCAATGCTCCTTGGTGTGATATCGAAATACCGTGGAAGTGTTTTCCCAATCGAGACAGCGACGGAAATAAACTCATGGACGATTTGATAGTTGTGACGGATTGCCATTATGTGAGCCTTTGTGAGCATCACTTGGCTCCAGCTTTTGGAGTTGCTCATTTTTCTTACGTACCAAATGAAAAGATCACGGGTTATTCAAAAATTAAAAAGGGACTCAACTACTTGGCTCGGCAGCCGCAGTTGAACGAAAGACTTTTAAAACAGACTCTTGATGTGGTGGAGAAAGTTTTGGAGCCCAAAGGCTGCGCCTTGATCTTGCAGTCAACGCACACTTGTCTGGCTTGCAAAGCAAACGCTCCATCCCAGGAAATAGTGACAGTCCAAGGATTTCGAGGATGTCTAAAGGAAGACCCGTTTCGCCGCGAATTCTTGTCTACGGCCTACGGGAAACGACCCGTGCTTGGAGCCGTATGA
- a CDS encoding cupin domain-containing protein, whose amino-acid sequence MEKSEIHSRREEFHKKLRSKELLEGYSYDDGKDFVTRPYWPYEPKNRMKPHLWRWEEVRPLIIQCGEMIGLGHGSTKYDRRVLALSNPGANGEFTMSGTLFGDFQLIRPGESAPSHRHTPCATRFILEGSGGWTTVAGERVHVKPGDIVHTGQFPWHDHCNEGKDDFIFLDVLDIPLLLFTGTSCWDFDYETVTGSQDKPSQPPLPPHLQNEVYTDSKLKLSFKSQLQRNPNDFAHLSWKEAKGSLLSLAEERGSSYDGIRLELQSRDRSRAVGQTVSVHTQWIRPDEHTLSHRHTGAFIYVCAEGEGKVCIDDKAFEFGPKDIFVIPSWHWHSFENEKGCFLHSISDLPLIQKMNLFREQRKNKEGEILDSGWTNLLDPFDR is encoded by the coding sequence ATGGAAAAGAGTGAAATTCACTCGAGAAGGGAAGAGTTCCACAAAAAACTCCGAAGCAAAGAACTGCTTGAGGGGTATTCGTATGATGATGGAAAGGATTTTGTCACTAGGCCCTACTGGCCCTATGAGCCGAAGAATCGAATGAAGCCTCATCTCTGGCGCTGGGAGGAAGTTCGTCCCTTGATCATCCAGTGTGGAGAAATGATTGGACTCGGCCATGGTTCCACAAAATATGACCGTCGCGTGCTGGCACTTTCAAATCCCGGAGCAAATGGGGAGTTTACCATGTCTGGGACCCTATTCGGTGACTTTCAGCTGATCCGCCCTGGCGAGTCAGCTCCGAGTCATCGCCATACACCTTGCGCAACTCGATTCATTTTAGAGGGCAGCGGGGGGTGGACCACAGTTGCTGGAGAGCGAGTGCACGTAAAGCCTGGCGATATTGTTCACACGGGTCAGTTCCCCTGGCATGACCACTGTAACGAAGGAAAAGATGATTTTATTTTTCTAGATGTTCTCGATATTCCTCTGCTCTTGTTCACGGGCACTTCTTGTTGGGATTTTGATTATGAGACAGTGACAGGGAGTCAGGATAAGCCAAGCCAACCGCCACTTCCTCCACATCTCCAAAATGAAGTTTACACAGATTCGAAACTGAAGCTTTCGTTTAAATCACAATTGCAGCGAAATCCAAACGATTTTGCCCACCTCTCTTGGAAAGAAGCAAAAGGCTCTTTGCTGTCTCTGGCGGAAGAAAGAGGTTCCAGTTACGACGGAATCCGTCTTGAGCTACAGAGCAGAGACAGGAGTCGTGCGGTGGGACAAACAGTTTCTGTGCACACACAGTGGATTCGCCCCGATGAACACACGCTCAGTCATCGCCACACGGGGGCTTTCATTTATGTTTGTGCAGAGGGAGAGGGAAAAGTTTGTATTGATGACAAAGCGTTTGAGTTTGGGCCAAAGGATATTTTCGTGATTCCGAGCTGGCATTGGCATTCCTTTGAAAATGAAAAGGGCTGTTTTCTTCACTCGATCAGTGATCTTCCGTTAATTCAAAAGATGAATCTCTTCCGGGAGCAGCGAAAGAACAAAGAAGGAGAAATTCTTGATAGTGGCTGGACGAACTTATTGGATCCATTCGATCGATGA
- a CDS encoding cysteine hydrolase, whose product MTTLTIPKLEAALLIVDMQNGFVHSESKMGQSFSGTEKQRAIVPSILGLIDLFASAGIPIIWSQQEHFSDDKTREKRLIRPHSIKQGFLPCLRGTWETEIFAPLRAAMRHEDHVVQKHRASVFYNTNLETKLRMLGTRFLFICGCNTEFCIESTVRDAYARDFEIVVVRDCVAGIKPEFHESSLAVIESYFGEVLTLEQIRSLFQ is encoded by the coding sequence ATGACCACTTTAACGATACCAAAGTTGGAGGCGGCTCTTCTGATCGTTGATATGCAGAATGGCTTCGTGCACTCTGAGAGCAAAATGGGACAAAGTTTTTCGGGAACGGAAAAGCAGCGAGCAATTGTCCCTTCGATCCTCGGTCTGATTGATCTTTTTGCATCAGCAGGTATTCCGATCATTTGGAGCCAGCAAGAACATTTTTCGGATGACAAGACTCGGGAGAAGAGACTCATACGTCCGCACTCAATCAAACAAGGATTCTTGCCTTGTCTTCGAGGGACTTGGGAAACCGAAATTTTTGCTCCCTTAAGGGCGGCGATGAGACACGAAGATCATGTTGTACAGAAGCATAGGGCCTCCGTTTTCTACAATACAAATCTTGAAACGAAGTTGAGGATGCTTGGTACGAGGTTCTTATTTATCTGCGGTTGCAACACTGAGTTTTGCATCGAGAGCACTGTTCGCGATGCCTACGCCCGAGATTTTGAGATCGTTGTTGTCAGGGATTGCGTGGCGGGAATAAAACCAGAGTTTCACGAGAGCTCTCTTGCGGTCATTGAGTCCTATTTTGGCGAAGTCCTGACGCTCGAACAGATTCGGAGCCTCTTTCAATGA
- a CDS encoding Crp/Fnr family transcriptional regulator, with amino-acid sequence MNESNPLSALSKAELCELSSRIKQYNFKKGEFLFQSGDPVLGIFCISSGIAKVTQTQGTREVVVRLVTDGDWVGHRSIFTSPTYRGSAQVKELSRVCLISTETLLHLFSSNKDFAYRLIRLIAHDLENAERRLLEQQKLNVPTRLISLFRVLDKKFGIECKDGRSLSAKISKVELAEMVGASQEVVSRQLSKWKKENLLREQGKKIFLSDRLLSRVTR; translated from the coding sequence ATGAACGAATCAAATCCGCTTTCTGCTTTGTCGAAAGCAGAACTCTGCGAGCTCAGCTCTAGAATCAAACAATACAATTTTAAAAAAGGTGAATTTCTCTTCCAGTCTGGAGACCCCGTCCTAGGGATTTTCTGTATTTCTTCTGGCATAGCAAAAGTCACACAGACTCAGGGAACACGAGAGGTTGTCGTGCGCCTGGTGACTGATGGGGATTGGGTCGGACATCGCTCCATTTTTACAAGTCCAACCTACCGAGGTTCAGCTCAGGTCAAAGAACTAAGTCGTGTCTGCCTGATCTCCACAGAAACGCTTCTTCACCTCTTCAGTTCAAACAAGGATTTTGCCTACCGCCTGATCCGCCTGATCGCTCATGATCTAGAAAATGCAGAACGGCGACTCCTGGAACAGCAGAAATTGAATGTGCCAACTCGATTGATCTCCTTGTTTCGTGTGCTAGACAAAAAGTTTGGCATTGAATGCAAGGACGGACGCTCGTTATCGGCCAAGATCTCAAAAGTTGAGCTAGCTGAAATGGTTGGAGCATCCCAAGAAGTCGTTAGCCGTCAACTATCAAAGTGGAAAAAGGAGAACCTTCTCAGAGAACAGGGGAAGAAGATTTTTCTTTCTGATCGCCTGTTAAGTCGTGTCACTCGCTAG
- a CDS encoding tellurite resistance TerB family protein has protein sequence MDKNKADEYLKVLASAYVWVASTDKGVDMTEALKYEHAMMQSPFVTQFEADDIMRYFRDMVTLFADDFEAGVRVTKMRLNEICGQDHLAREVVRICRAAAVGDGKLVDSEDVVLSEIAQALGIKSDFNPPPPPPPPPPPPPPPPPPPPPRPPPPPPPPPPPPPPPPPPPAPPPPPPPPPPPPPPGPRPPHRPPRPPPAPPPGPPPPPPGPPAPPPAPRAPPAPPAPGGPQNTGAQNRIIISRSSCSHSSLLTTMRTGSPSRE, from the coding sequence GTGGATAAAAATAAAGCCGACGAATATTTAAAGGTTTTAGCCAGCGCCTATGTGTGGGTGGCCAGCACGGACAAAGGTGTCGATATGACCGAAGCGCTCAAGTACGAACATGCGATGATGCAATCTCCATTTGTAACCCAATTTGAAGCTGACGATATAATGCGATACTTCAGAGATATGGTCACCTTGTTTGCCGATGATTTTGAAGCCGGAGTCAGGGTAACTAAAATGAGATTGAATGAAATATGCGGGCAAGATCACTTGGCGCGAGAAGTGGTAAGAATCTGTCGAGCCGCAGCTGTGGGCGACGGAAAACTGGTTGATTCAGAGGATGTCGTTCTGAGTGAGATCGCTCAGGCTCTAGGGATTAAGTCCGATTTTAACCCCCCCCCCCCCCCCCCCCCCCCCCCGCCCCCCCCCCCCCCCCCCCCCCCCCCCCCCCCCCCCCGCCCCCCCCCCCCCCCCCCCCCCCCGCCCCCCCCCCCCCCCCCCCCCCCCCCCCCCCCCGCCCCCCCCCCCCCCCCCCCCCCGCCCCCCCCCCCCCCCCCCCCCGGCCCACGGCCCCCCCACCGGCCCCCCCGCCCCCCCCCCGCCCCCCCCCCGGGCCCCCCCCCCCCGCCCCCCGGCCCCCCCGCCCCCCCGCCGGCCCCCCGCGCCCCCCCCGCCCCCCCGGCCCCCGGGGGCCCCCAAAACACAGGGGCACAAAATAGAATAATAATCTCCAGGTCCTCATGCTCTCACTCCTCACTATTGACTACCATGAGAACTGGCTCACCATCGCGAGAGTAA
- a CDS encoding MATE family efflux transporter, protein MKTNRWKQVIRIAWPLIIANGFWNLQLTIDRIYLGLLSTESLGAALAVMGVFWVPMALLQGTSAYVTSFIAQYFGADETEKIGEVAWQAIYVALCGGLAFLFLNRLSPWFFSLIGHSANMQRLEVEYFKSVAYSALPTALVAVANGFFTGLGQTKKIIGINMVGLILNALLDYLMIFGRFGFPAMGIAGAGYATAIAAWGAALSGFYQIWKSDQNLKFQAPTSMRINLKLLRKFLKFSLPSGLQWALEGLAFTVFLIIMGQLPNGEAALASSSITMTVMMLSVLPCMGVAQAVMSLVGQNLGDKHPEEAEAFAWAGVRVSLMYMTLIAFTFFAVPEFYLSWFTNHENPGLWMEVKSITPSLLKIMAFFTLLDSMYLNISLALKGAGDTRFVSIVAFIVPWPLMVLPAYLVKSWNNAVIWAWCFVALYSIISTAILVLRFKQGRWKTMSVIH, encoded by the coding sequence GTGAAGACAAATCGCTGGAAACAAGTCATTCGAATTGCTTGGCCTTTGATTATTGCCAATGGTTTTTGGAACCTCCAGCTCACGATTGACCGAATCTATTTGGGGTTGCTATCGACAGAATCCTTGGGTGCGGCCTTGGCCGTTATGGGAGTATTCTGGGTTCCAATGGCACTTTTGCAGGGGACTTCGGCTTATGTGACAAGCTTTATTGCCCAGTATTTTGGAGCAGATGAAACAGAAAAAATTGGAGAAGTGGCGTGGCAGGCGATTTATGTCGCTCTCTGTGGGGGACTCGCCTTTCTATTTCTCAATAGGCTCTCTCCTTGGTTTTTTTCCCTTATTGGACATTCTGCCAACATGCAACGTCTTGAAGTTGAGTATTTCAAATCGGTCGCTTACTCCGCTCTCCCAACCGCCTTGGTCGCCGTGGCGAACGGATTCTTTACGGGGCTTGGTCAAACCAAAAAAATAATTGGTATCAACATGGTTGGATTGATTCTCAATGCTCTCCTCGACTACCTGATGATTTTCGGACGATTTGGGTTTCCGGCTATGGGAATCGCCGGCGCAGGTTATGCGACAGCCATCGCTGCTTGGGGAGCCGCTCTCTCTGGGTTTTATCAGATATGGAAGTCCGATCAAAACCTGAAATTTCAGGCCCCCACTTCTATGCGTATCAATTTGAAACTTCTAAGGAAGTTTCTAAAGTTCAGTCTCCCCAGCGGCTTGCAGTGGGCACTGGAAGGACTCGCTTTCACCGTTTTCTTAATAATCATGGGTCAATTGCCAAACGGAGAAGCTGCCCTTGCAAGCAGCAGCATTACGATGACAGTCATGATGCTGTCGGTGCTTCCATGTATGGGGGTGGCACAGGCCGTGATGTCCTTGGTGGGACAAAATCTTGGTGATAAACACCCAGAAGAGGCAGAGGCTTTCGCTTGGGCGGGAGTTCGTGTCTCCCTCATGTACATGACCCTCATCGCGTTTACTTTTTTTGCCGTCCCTGAGTTTTATCTTTCATGGTTTACAAACCATGAAAATCCGGGCCTGTGGATGGAAGTAAAATCGATAACTCCGAGCCTTTTAAAAATCATGGCATTTTTCACTTTGCTAGATAGCATGTACCTGAATATTTCACTTGCCCTGAAAGGAGCGGGTGACACGAGATTCGTGTCGATTGTCGCTTTCATAGTTCCCTGGCCACTTATGGTCCTGCCTGCTTATTTAGTCAAATCTTGGAATAACGCGGTGATTTGGGCATGGTGTTTTGTTGCCTTGTACTCGATAATTAGTACGGCCATCCTTGTTTTGCGATTTAAGCAGGGTCGCTGGAAGACGATGAGCGTCATTCATTGA
- a CDS encoding phosphate/phosphite/phosphonate ABC transporter substrate-binding protein — translation MRYLLLFSLVFGILASGCTRKRAELGSSENPVKFFFVPSVDVKVIEDTSNVLKKYLESNTPYKFKILIPPSYIAVVEAFGTNRADVAVVNTFGYILAHDRYGARARLTTIRYGESTYRGQFLARSDSKIKKLEDLEGKKIAFVDPASTSGYLLPLKYLKDRKIKPKETMFAMRHDNVVSMIYQGQVDAGATFYSPPAEGRIQDARRLVVSQYPDVEEKVKIIELTSSIPNDPVIFRKELNEEMVEKIVTALQNFTKTAEGKDALEKLSSVNGLIPSVDKDYDQTREILRALGKSASELVK, via the coding sequence ATGCGCTATCTTCTACTCTTTTCCTTAGTCTTTGGAATCCTGGCTTCAGGTTGCACCCGGAAGCGGGCTGAGCTCGGATCAAGTGAAAATCCAGTTAAGTTTTTCTTCGTCCCATCTGTGGACGTAAAAGTGATCGAAGATACTTCAAATGTTCTCAAGAAGTACCTGGAGTCAAATACCCCCTATAAATTTAAGATCTTGATTCCCCCGAGCTACATTGCCGTGGTTGAGGCTTTTGGAACAAACCGAGCAGATGTGGCTGTTGTTAATACGTTCGGATACATTTTGGCCCACGATCGATACGGTGCCAGGGCCCGATTGACGACAATTCGTTACGGAGAGTCAACCTACAGAGGACAGTTTTTGGCCAGATCGGATAGTAAAATTAAAAAGTTAGAGGACTTGGAAGGGAAGAAAATAGCCTTCGTCGATCCGGCCTCAACTTCTGGGTATCTTTTGCCCCTCAAGTATTTAAAAGACAGAAAGATCAAGCCCAAGGAAACGATGTTTGCTATGCGCCATGACAATGTGGTTTCTATGATTTACCAGGGCCAAGTCGACGCCGGGGCGACTTTTTATTCCCCCCCTGCCGAGGGTCGAATTCAAGATGCTCGTCGCCTCGTGGTGTCGCAATATCCAGATGTCGAAGAAAAGGTAAAAATAATTGAGCTGACTTCTTCCATACCCAATGATCCTGTTATTTTTCGTAAAGAGTTAAATGAGGAGATGGTTGAAAAAATCGTCACAGCTTTGCAAAACTTTACCAAGACTGCCGAGGGAAAGGATGCACTGGAGAAATTATCTTCAGTTAATGGGCTGATCCCATCCGTAGATAAGGACTACGATCAGACAAGGGAGATCCTCAGAGCTTTGGGCAAATCTGCATCCGAGCTTGTCAAGTGA
- the phnC gene encoding phosphonate ABC transporter ATP-binding protein, which produces MKPILSIKNLSKNYPNGVAALKNISFDVYPGEFLIVIGLSGSGKSTLLRCINRLHDPSSGEIWFGGERIDSVKGTRLRNLRREIAMIFQQFNLIPRHTVMGNVLMGRLGSSSTISSLFGNFSSQDKSDAVKYLKLVGIEEKANVRADQLSGGQQQRVAIARALCQNPKVLLADEPVASLDPATCHLVMDYLRKVNRELGITIICNLHFLSLVREYGTRVIALRAGELVYQGSPKEIDDQWFSRIYGEGAKEVHVN; this is translated from the coding sequence ATGAAGCCCATTCTTTCAATCAAGAATTTATCGAAGAACTATCCCAACGGAGTTGCTGCGCTTAAGAATATTTCGTTTGACGTCTATCCTGGAGAGTTTCTCATTGTGATCGGCCTGAGTGGTTCGGGGAAATCGACTTTGCTTCGTTGTATCAATCGACTGCACGATCCTTCTTCAGGTGAAATTTGGTTCGGCGGTGAGCGAATTGATTCTGTTAAGGGGACCCGATTGAGAAACTTGAGGCGGGAGATCGCCATGATCTTTCAGCAATTCAACTTGATACCACGACACACGGTCATGGGCAATGTACTGATGGGTCGATTGGGCTCGTCCTCGACCATATCGAGTTTATTTGGAAATTTTAGCAGTCAGGATAAGTCCGACGCAGTCAAGTATTTGAAGCTTGTTGGCATCGAAGAGAAAGCCAATGTTCGTGCCGATCAGTTATCAGGTGGGCAACAACAGCGAGTTGCCATTGCCAGGGCCCTCTGTCAGAACCCGAAAGTGCTTCTGGCTGATGAACCGGTGGCAAGCCTTGATCCGGCCACTTGTCACCTTGTGATGGATTATCTGAGAAAAGTAAATCGGGAACTTGGAATCACAATTATTTGTAATCTGCACTTTTTGAGCTTGGTACGTGAATATGGAACTCGCGTGATTGCCTTGCGCGCGGGAGAGCTCGTCTATCAAGGTTCACCTAAAGAAATTGATGACCAGTGGTTTTCTCGTATTTATGGTGAAGGAGCAAAAGAGGTTCATGTTAATTAA